The following coding sequences are from one bacterium window:
- the rsmD gene encoding 16S rRNA (guanine(966)-N(2))-methyltransferase RsmD, with amino-acid sequence MRIIAGSARGTVLYAPPGNRVRPTSDRVREALFSILGPRIFGVWALDAYAGVGAVGLEALSRGAAGCDFIEADRGVLRYLKKNIERTRLAEKARIFTQRVERFVAGWREADAPYGVVFADPPYGGNPEEVAGLLRPVVGGLLVLEAADTAPDPRFEGYALTDRRRYGNTALYFLEPR; translated from the coding sequence GTGAGAATCATCGCCGGCAGCGCCCGGGGGACGGTCCTCTATGCCCCGCCGGGGAACCGGGTGCGGCCCACCTCGGACCGCGTCCGCGAGGCGCTCTTCTCCATCCTGGGGCCCCGAATTTTCGGCGTCTGGGCGCTGGACGCCTACGCCGGCGTGGGCGCGGTGGGGCTGGAGGCGCTGAGCCGCGGGGCGGCCGGCTGCGACTTCATCGAGGCCGACCGGGGCGTGCTGCGCTACCTGAAGAAAAACATCGAGCGGACACGGCTCGCCGAGAAGGCGCGTATCTTCACGCAGCGGGTCGAGCGTTTCGTCGCCGGCTGGCGGGAAGCCGACGCGCCCTACGGCGTGGTCTTCGCCGACCCACCCTACGGCGGGAACCCGGAGGAGGTCGCCGGTCTTCTGCGTCCCGTGGTCGGCGGCCTCCTGGTGCTGGAGGCGGCCGACACCGCGCCCGACCCCCGCTTCGAGGGCTACGCGCTCACCGACCGGCGTCGCTACGGCAATACGGCGCTCTATTTCCTCGAACCGCGTTGA
- a CDS encoding endonuclease V, whose amino-acid sequence MAELLHPEIRWPKTPAEALEQQRRLVKLLPPERPLGPVALVGGLDVSYSRRLGRVFAVLTVARPGGGEEVERAFGEAAADFPYVPGLLSYREGPACVDAWRKLENVPDVLLCDGQGRAHPRRLGLASHLGLLFDVPTVGVAKSRLTGKHGPVGREKGATTPLVDAKTGETIGTVLRSRTDVRPLYVSVGAGLTLVDAVRIALSELGRYRLPEPARRAHNLVTLYRKDAEGR is encoded by the coding sequence TTGGCGGAGCTGCTACACCCCGAAATACGGTGGCCGAAGACCCCGGCCGAGGCGCTGGAACAGCAGAGAAGGCTGGTGAAGCTGCTGCCGCCGGAAAGACCGCTGGGACCGGTGGCGCTGGTGGGCGGGCTGGACGTTTCCTACTCGCGGCGCCTGGGGCGCGTGTTCGCGGTCCTGACGGTGGCGCGGCCGGGGGGAGGGGAGGAGGTCGAGCGGGCGTTCGGGGAGGCGGCGGCCGACTTCCCCTACGTCCCGGGGCTCCTTTCCTACCGCGAGGGGCCGGCCTGCGTGGACGCCTGGCGGAAGCTCGAAAACGTCCCCGACGTGCTGCTGTGTGACGGTCAGGGTCGGGCCCACCCCCGGCGCCTGGGCCTAGCCAGTCACCTGGGGCTCCTCTTCGACGTCCCCACGGTGGGGGTGGCCAAGAGCCGCCTTACCGGGAAGCACGGGCCCGTCGGGCGGGAGAAGGGAGCGACCACCCCTCTGGTGGACGCGAAAACCGGGGAGACCATCGGGACCGTCCTGCGGAGCCGGACGGACGTGCGGCCGCTCTACGTCTCGGTGGGGGCGGGGCTGACCCTGGTGGACGCGGTGCGGATAGCGCTCTCGGAGCTGGGACGGTATCGGCTGCCCGAGCCCGCGCGCCGGGCCCACAATCTCGTCACGCTCTACCGGAAAGATGCGGAGGGTCGGTGA
- the gcvPB gene encoding aminomethyl-transferring glycine dehydrogenase subunit GcvPB gives MAEKIIDRPIEPAIYAHSRKGRRCYRPPAPDVPTRPLDELLPPELRRAKPPALPEVDEPTLVRHYVRLSQLNHCIDVGFYPLGSCTMKYNPKMADAAAALPGVNALHPLAPEGMLQPALELMSELEGYLSRITGMDRFTLQPAAGAHGEFTAIKMIRAYHKSRGNPRKVILVPDSAHGTNPASGTMCSYDIVVVASDERGNVSVESLKEKLSDDVAALMLTNPNTLGLFEENILEVAELVHRAGGQLYYDGANLNAILGRIRPGDMGFDAVHLNLHKTFGTPHGGGGPGAGPVGVKKHLAEFLPVPTVEKTGEGYRLDYDRPKSIGKLLAFYGHFLVSLRAYVYIRHLGLEGLRGVSAHSVLNANYLSSLLKGTFLLPFDRLCMHEFVLSGKKQKDAYGVATLDISKRIIDYGFHPPTNYFPQIVPEALMIEPTETETQQTLDAFAAALLAIDREAAEDPDLLHGAPYSAPVRRVDEARAVRELNVSWPEEA, from the coding sequence ATGGCCGAGAAAATTATTGACCGCCCCATCGAACCGGCAATCTACGCCCACTCCCGGAAAGGGAGGCGGTGCTATCGGCCGCCCGCTCCCGACGTGCCCACCCGGCCGCTGGACGAGCTGCTACCGCCCGAGCTCCGGCGCGCGAAACCACCGGCGCTCCCCGAGGTGGACGAGCCCACCCTGGTCCGCCACTACGTGCGCCTGTCCCAGCTCAACCACTGCATAGACGTGGGCTTCTACCCCCTGGGCTCGTGTACGATGAAATACAACCCGAAGATGGCCGACGCCGCCGCGGCGCTGCCCGGGGTCAACGCCCTCCACCCCCTGGCGCCCGAGGGGATGCTCCAGCCGGCGCTCGAGCTGATGAGTGAGCTCGAGGGCTACCTCTCGCGGATAACCGGGATGGACCGGTTCACCCTCCAGCCCGCCGCCGGCGCCCACGGCGAGTTCACCGCCATCAAGATGATTCGGGCCTACCATAAGTCCCGGGGCAACCCGCGCAAGGTCATCCTCGTCCCGGACTCGGCCCACGGCACCAACCCCGCCTCGGGCACCATGTGCTCCTACGACATAGTGGTGGTGGCCTCGGACGAGCGGGGGAACGTCTCGGTGGAGTCGCTGAAGGAGAAGCTCTCCGACGACGTGGCGGCCCTGATGCTCACCAACCCGAACACCCTGGGGCTCTTCGAGGAGAACATCCTGGAGGTCGCCGAGCTGGTCCACCGGGCCGGGGGACAGCTCTACTACGACGGGGCCAACCTCAACGCCATCCTGGGACGCATCCGGCCCGGCGACATGGGCTTCGACGCCGTTCACCTGAACCTGCACAAGACCTTCGGCACCCCCCACGGCGGCGGCGGACCGGGGGCCGGACCCGTGGGGGTGAAGAAACACCTGGCGGAGTTCCTCCCCGTGCCCACCGTGGAGAAGACGGGCGAAGGCTACCGGTTGGACTACGACCGCCCGAAGAGCATCGGCAAGCTACTGGCCTTCTACGGCCACTTCCTGGTGTCCCTGCGGGCCTACGTCTACATCCGCCACCTGGGACTCGAGGGCCTGCGCGGCGTGTCCGCCCACTCCGTCCTGAACGCCAACTACCTGTCGAGCCTGCTGAAGGGAACCTTCCTCCTGCCCTTCGACCGGCTCTGCATGCACGAGTTCGTCCTGTCGGGGAAGAAGCAGAAAGACGCATATGGCGTGGCCACCCTGGACATCTCCAAGCGGATAATAGACTACGGCTTCCACCCGCCGACCAACTACTTCCCCCAGATCGTCCCCGAGGCGCTGATGATCGAGCCCACGGAGACGGAGACTCAGCAAACACTGGACGCCTTCGCCGCGGCACTCCTGGCGATTGACCGAGAGGCGGCCGAGGACCCGGACCTCCTGCACGGAGCGCCTTACTCGGCGCCGGTCCGGCGCGTGGACGAGGCCCGGGCGGTGAGGGAGCTGAACGTGAGCTGGCCCGAAGAGGCGTGA
- the gcvPA gene encoding aminomethyl-transferring glycine dehydrogenase subunit GcvPA — translation MDYLSHTPEERRAMLDRIGVKGIEDLFADLPAELVGPPIELPPPLSEPELLARLDAVRAPDHVSFLGAGAYDSHIPAIVPYLTGRTEFQTAYTPYQPEISQGTLTAIYEFQSAISRLTGLPIANASVYDGASAAGEAAALAVRNAKKAGRVLVSRTLHPFYRRVVATYLEDLSCSDGTCARCEEIGFNGEGLTDLADLEARLDEDVAAVIIGSPNFFGLVEDWTAAFSLVHGKSKALAVAVSSPLPLALLKTPAECGADVAVGDAQPVATTLSCGGPYVGFIAAAERLARKMPGRIAGRTVDIGGKVCYALTLQTREQHIRREKATSNICTNNALVALAATISLNALGPAGITELAELNLQKAHYAERELTKLPGVEPLFPRGRFFNEFALKLPPGRAERAFAELPGKGFVPGLPLGRFYKEYADGLLVAVTDRRTKAEIDGLVAALGEVL, via the coding sequence ATGGACTACCTTTCCCACACGCCCGAGGAGCGGCGGGCCATGCTCGACCGGATCGGGGTGAAGGGGATTGAGGACCTCTTCGCCGACCTGCCGGCCGAGCTGGTGGGCCCGCCCATCGAGCTTCCGCCCCCCCTGAGCGAGCCGGAGCTTCTCGCGCGGCTCGACGCGGTGAGGGCCCCGGACCACGTCTCGTTCCTGGGCGCCGGCGCCTACGACTCCCACATCCCCGCCATCGTGCCGTACCTCACCGGCCGCACCGAGTTCCAGACCGCCTACACCCCCTACCAGCCCGAAATCAGCCAGGGCACGCTGACCGCCATCTACGAGTTCCAGTCGGCGATTTCTCGGCTCACCGGGCTGCCGATCGCCAACGCCAGCGTTTACGACGGTGCCTCGGCGGCGGGTGAAGCGGCGGCGCTGGCGGTACGGAACGCGAAGAAGGCCGGGCGCGTCCTGGTCTCGCGCACGCTGCACCCCTTCTACCGCCGGGTCGTCGCCACGTACCTCGAGGACCTCTCCTGCTCCGACGGCACCTGCGCCCGGTGCGAGGAAATCGGCTTTAACGGTGAGGGGCTGACGGACCTGGCCGACCTGGAGGCCAGGCTGGACGAGGACGTGGCGGCCGTCATCATCGGCAGCCCCAACTTCTTCGGCCTCGTCGAGGACTGGACGGCGGCCTTCTCCCTGGTGCACGGGAAATCCAAGGCGCTGGCGGTGGCGGTCTCGAGCCCCCTGCCGCTGGCGCTCTTGAAAACACCGGCGGAGTGCGGCGCCGACGTGGCCGTGGGTGACGCCCAACCCGTGGCGACGACACTCTCGTGCGGCGGCCCCTACGTCGGATTCATCGCCGCCGCGGAGAGGCTGGCCCGCAAGATGCCCGGCCGCATCGCCGGCCGGACCGTGGATATTGGCGGAAAGGTCTGCTACGCCCTGACTTTGCAGACCCGCGAGCAGCACATCCGCCGGGAGAAGGCCACGAGCAACATCTGCACCAACAACGCCCTGGTGGCGTTGGCGGCCACCATTTCCTTGAACGCCCTCGGTCCCGCGGGCATCACCGAGCTGGCCGAATTGAACCTCCAGAAGGCCCACTACGCCGAGCGGGAGCTGACGAAGCTCCCCGGGGTGGAGCCGCTTTTTCCCCGGGGCCGCTTCTTCAACGAGTTCGCCCTCAAGCTGCCGCCGGGAAGGGCCGAACGGGCGTTCGCCGAGCTGCCGGGGAAGGGCTTCGTGCCCGGCCTGCCGCTGGGACGCTTCTACAAAGAGTACGCCGACGGGCTCCTGGTCGCCGTCACGGACCGCCGGACGAAGGCGGAGATTGACGGCCTGGTCGCCGCGCTCGGGGAGGTGCTGTGA